The following coding sequences lie in one Zingiber officinale cultivar Zhangliang chromosome 2B, Zo_v1.1, whole genome shotgun sequence genomic window:
- the LOC122047422 gene encoding poly [ADP-ribose] polymerase 1-like isoform X2 has translation MWNHAGCVFKKQNQIKSLDDVEGIDSLRWDDQKRIKSYVEGGASSGSTVATAVATTIADNECSIEVSQTSRATCRHCSQKILKGTVRVSTNAEGKGARGLLWHHVSCFITMSPSSSIEKVLGWDSLSPQDKEAVSALYKREKSKHIEGNQATSQGAKRKTAGSNNQKPKVLKVDLNNSSDRGPSKGNKVPDYDNSDTMELDNRLEMQSKLLWDIKDELKKEVSVAELREMLEANEQDSKGSEHDLRDRCADGMLFGALDKCPLCSGSLCYSGGRYHCHGYLSAWSKCSYSTKEPVRLMEKWKIPKETTNKYLIKWYRSQKTKKPERLLPPSASKSVIGHTSDSSQPSNDDKLEKLKVAIAGKSSADFEELKPKLEAAGVKFHMKIMKDTSCLIWSGEVNNDDPQIKKARRMKLPIVREDYLHGCIRKQKKLPFDSYKIEVASETSRSGVVTVKVKGRSAVHEASNLQETGHILEVGQSIYNTTLNMSDLSTGINSYYILQIIQQDNGSDCCVFRKWGRVGNDKIGGMKFEWMSKSDAIQQFKHIFLEKTGNPWEAWEQKINFQKQPGRFYPLDIDYGVKQAPKKNPSNLKSQLEPRLFELMKMLFNVETYRSAMLEFEINLSEMPLGKLSKENIQKGFAALTEIQNSICNTTYAPAVKESLIVDASNRFFTFIPSVHPHLIQHEDDIKAKVKMLEALKDIEIASRLVGFDRDDDMSLDEKYEKLQCGITPLSHDSEDYQLVKKYLLNTHAPTHKDWSLELEEVFVLEREGECDKFAPFKDMKNKMLLWHGSRLTNFVGILSQGLRIAPPEAPTTGYMFGKGIYFADLVSKSAQYCYVDKNDPVGLMLLSEVALGEIHELKKATYMDKPPKGKHSTKGLGKTVPLQSEFEMWRDQVVVPCGKPVSSTILASELLYNEYIVYNMAQVKMQFLLKVRFHHKR, from the exons GTTCGTGTCTCAACTAATGCTGAGGGAAAAGGTGCTCGAGGTCTCTTATGGCATCATGTCAGCTGTTTCATCACTATGTCTCCATCAAGCAGTATAGAAAAAGTTTTAGGGTGGGACAGCCTTTCCCCTCAAGATAAAGAAGCTGTTTCTGCACTTTATAAAAGGGAGAAATCTAAACATATAGAAGGCA ATCAAGCAACTTCACAAGGTGCAAAGAGGAAGACTGCCGGGTCAAACAATCAGAAACCAAAAGTTCTCAAGGTTGATCTAAACAATTCATCAGACAGAggaccaagcaaaggaaacaaagtgCCTGATTATGATAATTCTGACACCATGGAACTGGACAATAGATTGGAAATGCAGAGCAAGCTGTTGTGGGATATAAAAGATGAGCTTAAAAAGGAGGTGAGTGTGGCTGAGCTGCGGGAGATGCTTGAAGCAAATGAACAGGATTCAAAAGGATCTGAACATGATCTCCGAGATCGTTG TGCTGATGGGATGCTATTTGGTGCATTGGATAAATGCCCACTCTGCTCTGGTTCTTTGTGTTACTCTGGAGGCCGGTATCATTGTCATGGTTATTTGTCAGCATGGAGCAAGTGTTCATACTCAACAAAGGAACCAGTACGCCTTATGGAAAAATGGAAAATTCCTAAAGAAACGACTAACAAGTATcttataaaa TGGTACAGGTCTCAAAAGACTAAGAAACCCGAAAGACTTCTTCCTCCCTCCGCTAGTAAGTCTGTCATTGGGCATACATCTGATTCATCTCAGCCATCCAATGATGACAAGTTGGAGAAATTAAAAGTTGCTATTGCTGGGAAATCCAGTGCAGATTTC GAAGAACTGAAACCAAAACTTGAGGCAGCTGGAGTAAAATTTCATATGAAAATCATGAAAG ATACTAGCTGTTTGATATGGAGTGGTGAGGTGAACAATGATGATCCTCAAATAAAAAAAGCAAG GAGGATGAAATTGCCCATTGTTAGGGAAGATTACCTTCACGGATGCATTAGAAAGCAGAAGAAGCTTCCTTTTGACTCGTACAAGATTGAGGTTGCTTCAGAAACCTCAAGAAGCGGTGTTGTCACTGTAAAAGTGAAAGGAAGAAGTGCTGTGCATGAGGCTTCTAATTTGCAGGAAACTGGTCATATTTTAGAAGTTGGACAAAGCATCTATAACACTACTTTAAATATGTCTGATCTTTCTACTGGTATAAACAG TTACTACATCCTTCAGATAATCCAACAAGATAATGGTTCAGACTGCTGTGTTTTCCGGAAGTGGGGACGAGTTGGCAATGATAAAATTGGAGGAATGAAATTtgaatggatgtcaaaatcagaTGCAATTCAGCAATTTAAACATATATTTCTTGAGAAGACAGGGAATCCGTGGGAAGCATGGGAACAGAAGATTAACTTCCAGAAGCAACCTGGAAGATTTTACCCACTAGATATT GATTATGGTGTCAAACAAGCTCCAAAAAAGAATCCATCTAACCTGAAAAGCCAGCTTGAACCTCGGTTGTTCGAATTAATGAAAATGCTTTTTAATGTTGAAACCTATAG GTCTGCAATGTTAGAATTTGAGATCAATTTGTCTGAAATGCCACTCGGAAAGCTAAGCAAGGAGAATATTCAAAAAG GATTTGCAGCATTAACAGAGATACAGAACTCGATTTGCAACACTACATATGCTCCAGCTGTTAAAGAAAGCTTGATTGTTGATGCTAGCAATCGATTTTTTACCTTTATCCCCTCCGTCCATCCTCATCTGATACAACATGAAGATGACATCAAGGCAAAG GTGAAAATGCTTGAAGCTCTAAAAGACATTGAAATCGCTTCCCGACTGGTGGGTTTTGATAGAGACGATGATATGTCTCTTGATGAAAAATATGAGAAACTTCAATGTGGTATTACTCCATTGTCACATGATAGTGAAGACTATCAGCTTGTCAAGAAATATCTTCTTAATACCCATGCTCCAACTCACAAG GATTGGTCCCTCGAACTTGAAGAAGTTTTTGTACTTGAAAGAGAAGGAGAGTGTGATAAGTTTGCACCATTTAAAGATATGAAAAATAAGATGCTGCTGTGGCATG GTTCACGTTTGACAAACTTTGTGGGAATTCTTAGCCAAGGACTGAGAATTGCACCTCCAGAAGCTCCAACAACTGGCTACATG TTTGGCAAAGGTATTTACTTTGCTGACCTAGTAAGTAAGAGTGCACAATATTGCTATGTGGACAAGAATGATCCTGTAGGTTTAATGCTTCTCAGTGAAGTTGCTTTGGGAGAGATCCACGAGCTCAAGAAGGCTACG TATATGGATAAGCCACCAAAAGGGAAACATTCAACTAAAGGATTGGGAAAGACGGTGCCACTGCAGTCTGAGTTTGAGATGTGGAGGGATCAAGTAGTTGTGCCCTGTGGCAAGCCTGTTTCATCAACCATCCTAGCATCAGAGTTACTTTACAATGAGTACATCGTTTATAATATGGCTCAG GTCAAGATGCAGTTTTTATTGAAAGTTCGGTTTCATCACAAAAGGTGA